Proteins co-encoded in one Papaver somniferum cultivar HN1 chromosome 5, ASM357369v1, whole genome shotgun sequence genomic window:
- the LOC113280396 gene encoding uncharacterized protein LOC113280396 — MNAKGLITLSEISFHLLKYGMQEMYTTWRFHGESFEAARNTTTEYIDDNDVTAVLNESITEDVDENVRAGMDENGEAGVDENAEAGVDVNVGTSRCYQKKKSAAEQAREPLYPSYPKGKSAMYVAIMVNNIKTQFGIADNGVTAMLELMKELLPEGNTLPSKFLYMKKIIKELGMDYVTYDACINDCVLYWKDNSSLVKCPAEILYSISWIAEAMIWHSRAQKDVNIMRHPVDSTAWRCTDKFCPEFAKEARNVTLWIATDGFNPNGCFGLNYSCWLVILCPYNLPPSMCMKRKFSMLCLLISVPRAPGKDIDVYLQPLIEELKELWNNSVMTFDSFTKSEFMLKERFLWAIHDFPALGTLSRCVTHGYYACPTCGEETVSEWLPYSKKICYMGHRRWLPSKHK; from the exons ATGAATGCTAAAGGTTTAATTACCCTGAGTGAGATATCATTTCATTTGCTGAAATATGGTATGCAAGAGATGTACACAACATGGCGCTTTCATGGGGAAAGTTTTGAAGCAGCACGTAACACTACAACTGAATATATAGACGATAATGATGTCACAGCAGTTTTGAATGAGAGTATTACAGAAGATGTGGATGAAAATGTTAGGGCAGGGATGGATGAGAATGGAGAAGCAGGTGTTGATGAGAATGCAGAAGCAGGTGTTGATGTGAATGTTGGAACCAGCAGGTGTTATCAGAAAAAGAAGTCAGCAGCTGAGCAGGCAAGAGAACCATTATATCCTTCATATCCTAAAGGAAAGTCAGCAATGTACGTTGCGATTATGGTGAACAACATAAAGACTCAGTTTGGAATTGCAGACAACGGTGTTACAGCAATGTTAGAGTTGATGAAAGAGTTGCTTCCCGAAGGTAACACCCTTCCATCCAAGTTTCTATATATGAAGAAGATTATTAAAGAGCTGGGGATGGATTATGTCACTTATGATGCTTGTATAAACGACTGTGTACTTTATTGGAAGGATAATAGTTCATTAGTGAAATGTCCG GCTGAAATACTTTACAGTATATCATGGATAGCAGAGGCGATGATTTGGCATTCTAGAGCACAAAAAGATGTCAATATAATGCGTCATCCGGTTGATTCTACAGCTTGGCGGTGTACGGATAAATTTTGTCCTGAATTTGCTAAGGAAGCACGGAATGTTACTCTTTGGATAGCAACTGATGGCTTCAACCCAAATGGATGTTTTGGTCTCAATTACAGCTGTTGGCTGGTGATACTGTGTCCGTACAACCTTCCACCTTCAATGTGTATGAAGCGCAAAttctccatgttatgtttgttgaTATCAGTCCCAAGAGCACCAGGTAAAGACATTGATGTGTACTTACAACCATTGATAGAGGAGTTGAAAGAGTTATGGAATAATAGTGTTATGACATTCGACAGCTTCACAAAGTCTGAATTTATGTTGAAGGAAAGGTTTTTATGGGCAATTCATGATTTTCCGGCATTAGGGACTCTGTCCAGATGTGTGACTCATGGATATTATGCGTGTCCTACCTGTGGTGAAGAAACAGTTTCTGAGTGGCTGCCGTATAGTAAGAAAATATGTTATATGGGACATCGAAGATGGCTGCCATCCAAACACAAGTAA